A window of Bacteroidota bacterium contains these coding sequences:
- a CDS encoding HAD family hydrolase, translating to LTEIYNKNCLNKTKPYEGIVDLLNELKQRNLKLSVFSNKADEFVKTIIQTLLPDYFDEVAGLTTEAHRKPNPFGALQISKKFDIRPENMLYLGDTSTDMQTANNAGMYAVGVTWGFRDRQELLDNGAKFILDKPMDLMKVL from the coding sequence GTTGACGGAAATTTACAATAAGAACTGCTTAAATAAAACAAAACCTTATGAAGGCATAGTTGACCTTCTCAATGAGCTGAAACAGCGCAATCTTAAGCTTAGCGTGTTCTCCAATAAAGCCGATGAATTTGTAAAAACAATTATTCAAACCCTTTTACCTGATTATTTTGATGAAGTGGCAGGCTTAACGACCGAAGCCCATAGAAAACCAAATCCTTTTGGCGCCTTGCAAATAAGCAAGAAATTTGATATCCGGCCTGAGAACATGCTTTATCTGGGGGATACAAGTACGGACATGCAAACTGCCAACAATGCAGGCATGTATGCTGTAGGGGTAACCTGGGGATTTAGGGACAGGCAGGAATTGTTGGATAACGGGGCTAAGTTTATATTGGACAAACCAATGGATTTGATGAAGGTTTTATAA